ATCGCCCAGCTCCTCGACCTGCCGCCGACCGTGGTGGCGCTGGAGCTCGTGCGCTCTCAGCCCCGCCGGCGGGCGAGTTGAGGCGCACCGGACACACATTCCCCCGCGGCAGGGAGGATCCCATGGGACGAGTTCACGACCTCCTATTCGCCGGACCCACGCTGATCGTCAGCTTGCCCGATAATTCACTCGACCTCACGTGGCGCGTGTCGCCGAGCGCTCCACGGCTCCTCCTGCTGGCGGGGATACCCTCGCCGCAGGTATGGTCGCTCAACCGGACAGGGGTGATTGGGCTGCTGGAGGCACTGGGGATGAGGAACTTCGCGGAAGCCTACCGTGAGTACTATCTATCCGCGTGGGTCTATTTCCTGTCAGGGTACTCCGACTCCGCGGCCGCGCGCAGCACGGTGGCCGCGGCAATTACCGCTCTGCGGTTAGCGGCAAACGCGGCCGAGACGGTGGGTGCAAGCGAAGCCAGATCACTGTGACGCTGCCGGTTCGGAGGCTGGGCTTTTCGGCCGCGACGCGAGTCGGGGCGCCATTCGAGACGACATGACCACATGTGGGCACGATACATCGAGGGAAACCGAACTTGACCAATAATATCGGTCAACAGACCAATAATGTTGGTCAATCCGGCTTGGGGCAGCTCTTTGCCTCCCCGACCCTCGTCGCCCTCCTGCGGCTGTTCGTCTTGCGGCCGGGCCAGGCTTTCTACCAGCGCCAGTTGGCGCAGGCAGTAGGGGCGCGGCTGTACTTGGTGCAGCGAGAGCTCGGCCGGCTGGAGAACGCGGGCCTCGTGACGCGGACGCCCCAAGGCAACCGCGTTTACTATCGGCTCAAATCGCGCCACCCTGCACTCGACGACCTCAGGCGACTGCTGCTCAAGACGGTCGCCATCGGCGACGCCCTGCGTTCGGCGCTCCTGCCGCTGGAGGAGCGAGTGCTGGTCGCCTTCATCTACGGCTCCTTCGCAAGCGGCAACGAGACTGCGGACAGCGACATAGACCTGCTGGTAATCGGACGCCTTTCCGCGAAGGAGGCGGCTCGTGCACTGGGCCCGGTGGGGCGCGATCTCGGGCGCGAGTTGAATGCAGCCTTCTACCCGCCGGAGGAGTTCCGCAAAAAGGCTCGGGACGGGCACCATTTCGTTAGCCAGGTGCTGGCGGCGCCCAAAGTGTTCTTGATCGGGGGCGAGGATGAGCTTGCAGGACTTGCTGGCTGAGGGCAGGCTCCGCAGACACGAGACGTCGGCGGATGAAGTTAGCGCTCTCTTGCAGGTATCGGAGCGCGACCTTGCGGACGCCGTGATTGCCGCGCTTTCGACCGACCGACGTTTTGCGACCGCCTACAATGGCGCGTTGGCGCTCGCAACAATGGTGCTGCACGCGGCCGGTTATCGTGCATCGGGAGCCGGACATCACTGGGTGACTCTTCGGGCGTTACCGCTCATCATGGGGGAGCAGTTTCAGGCGAAGGCTGATTACTTTGACCAGTGTCGCTCGAAGCGCAATATCGCCGATTACGATCGGGTGGGTGAGGTCGCAGACGCGCAGGTCGCCGAACTGGTCGCGGAGACCCGGACGTTTCAGGGCGAGGTGTTGCAGTGGCTGCGAGCGATCCACCCGCAGCTTGCGCCGGAGGGTTAGCTTCCTGGCATGTCTAAACACGCCTACGAACTCCTATGCGCCGGACCCACGCTGATCGTCAGCTTGCCCGATAATTCACTCGACCTCGCGCGCGCCGCCGCCGCAGGCGGCGCGCACGCGCTCAAGACCCATATCAACGTCCACCACGACGCCAGCGGCACCCACTTCGGCTCGTTGGAACAGGAGCGCCCTCGCCTGCAGGCCATCCTCGACGCGGTGAACCTGCCCGTGGGCATCGTCCCGGGGGTCACTGACCCCCTGCGCCGCGACGAGCTGGAGACCCTCGCCGACATGGGCTTCGATTTCGTGGACACCTTCGCCCACTGTTTCCCGTCGTGGCTGATCGGCAATGCGGCGCCGCCGCCCCGCGGCGTGAGCTTGGAGCAGGCCCCGGCGGTGAAGCGCATGACGCGGGTGATGGCCATAGACGTGACTTACAGCGCCGAGGCGGCGACGAGCCTGGCCGCGGTCGGCATGGAGGTGCTGGAGGCGGCGGTGATCCCGCACGACCAGTACGGCCGGCCGCTGACCGCCGCCGACCTGGCGCTCTACTCGCGCCTGGCGCAGGCGGTGCCGACGCCCATCATCGTCCCCAGCCAGCGCCGTTTCGAGCCGGACGATGTCGCCCATATCGTCGCCGCCGGCGTCACCGGCATAATGATCGGCGCCATCGTCACCGGCGTCGAAGCGGCGAGCCTGGAGGCGGCCACGCGCGGTTTCCGCGCCGCCCTGGACGAGCTGGCGGCCTCATGAGACCGCCCGGCGCGGCCACGGCGAAGATCCCCGCCTTCGCCCTGCTCCCCCTGGACGACCGGCCGCCCAACCTGCAATTCCCTCGCCGGCTGGCGGCCATTGGCGGGCTTGAGTTGCGCGTGCCGCCGCGGCGACAGCTCGGTCGCTTCCTGCGCCCGGGCGACACCGAGGCGCTGGGGCAGTGGCTGGCAGCGGTCGCGGGCGAGGTGCAGGGGATAATCGTCTCCTGCGACATGCTGGCCTACGGCGGGCTGGTCGCCTCGCGCACCACGGAGGTGACTCAGCAGGCAGCGGCCGCCCGCGTGCGCCGGCTGTGCGATCTGCGACGGCGTTTCCCGCACCTTCGCATCCACGCCTTCGCCGTCATCCCGCGGCTGGGGCTGACCGTTTCATCGCCGCGGTTGGCCAAGCTCGGCCCCATGCTGGCGCGCTACGACGCGCTGCGCCACCGCCCGGCCCTGGAGCCGGCGGAGGCCGAGGAGCTGACGCGGCTGGGGGCGGCGCTGCCGCCCGCGGTGGTCGCCGGCCACGCGGCCATGCGGCGGCGCAATCTCGCGGTCAACAAGGAGCTCGTCGGGCTGGCGGAGCGGGGGGTCGTGGATTACCTGGTGCTGGCGCAGGAGGACGCGCCGCCCAGCGGCCCCCACGTCGCCGAGCAGGCGGAGCTGGCAACGGAGGCTGCGTCGCGCGGCGTCGCCGAGGTGGTGCGCATCTTCCCCGGGGCGGACGAGCAGGGCATGGTTCTGCTGGCGCGCGCGGCAGGAAGGGCATACGGCGCGATCGTCCGGGTGCAGGTCATGTGCAGCACGCCGGGTGGGACCGAGTGCCTCGCGCTGTTCGAGGATCGGCCGGTCGGCCGGACCTTGGCCGGCCAGATCGAGGCGGCGGGGCTGGAGATCGCGCCCACCGCGCAAGCCGCCGACATCGTCCTCGCCTTGCATACGCCGCCGACCCCGACCCAGGACGATATCACCTGCGTCGCGCCCGGCTCCGCGCCGCCCGCGGAGTTCATCGGCCGCATCGCGCAGGCGACTGCCGCGGGCCGGGCGGTCGCGCTCGCCGATGTCGCCTACTGCAACGGGGTTGACCCGGCGCTCATCGCCGCCCTCGCCGGCCACCGCGCGCTGCCGCGCCTGGCCGCCTTTGCCGGCTGGAATACCGCCGGCAACACCATCGGCGCCGCCCTGGCGCACGCGGCCCTGCGCGTGATGGGCGCGCGCGCGACCGCCGGCAGCGCGCCCCGCCGCGCTCATGTCGAGTTCCTGTTCGAGCGCCTGCTCGACGACTTCGGCTACCAGACGGTGGTGCGCGCGCAGGCCTATCGCTTTGCGCGCGAGGAGCTGGGAGCCTATCCGCTGCACCTGCGGCGCGGGCGGCGCCGGGCGGCGGAATACGTCCGTCGCCGGCTGGGTGATGTCGCGCGCGGGCTGTTCGCCGCGCATTTCGCCGGCGTCGAGGTGGACCGCGCGCGCATCGCCGAGCTGCGCGACCTGCGCATACGCCTGCCGTGGCCGCGCCTGTTCGAGGTCGAGGTGGAGGCGCGCATCGCAGTCACCGCGTGAGGCCGCGGCTCGTTGATTATCCGCTTGCCTTTGCGCACACCCGGAGGAAGCCGCACCTGCCGCACGCCTGCCCCTCCCGGCGCGGGAAATCGCCGCCAGCGATACCCGCCAGCGCGCGCTGCAAAGCGGCGGCTGCGTGGTCCAGCATCTCCCCGGTGATGGCGAAGGTCTCCGGCTCCCCGGCGTCGGCGTCGAGATAGTAGATCATCCCCCGCGTCGGCGCGACCCCCAGCAGCTCCCGGCAGGCCAGCGCGTAGAGCACGACTTGGCCGCGATACTCCTGGTCGTGACGGGCGCCGGTCTTGTAGTCAACGACCATCCACCCCCCCGCCCGCCGCCGCAGGACATCCGCCTTGCCGCGCAGCAGTCCGCCGTCGAGGCGCAGGACGAACGGCGTCTCGCGCTGGAGCGCGCCCGCCTCCCGCTGCGCCGCCGCCAGGTCATCCCACAGCGGCCCGCGACGGAATCGCCGCAGCACCGCCTCCGCGTCCGCCCGCGCGTCAGCGGGCAGATCGGCGAGCAGGCGCGTCAGCTCCTGCTCGAAATCCGCCTGCAAGTCCAGCTTGCTCAGTAGCTCGTGCAGGCGTTCGCCGCGGGTGGATGGGTCCTCGTCGCCGCGGTCGGCGGCGGTTCGCTCCTGCTCCCCGTGCGCAAACCCCGGCTCGGGCAGGCGCGCGATGTCCGCCAGCTCGTAGCGGCGCGGGCAGGCCGCATAGCGCAGGGCGGCGGTGGCGCTGATCGTCACCTGGGCGGCCGGGGGCGCCGGCCTGGCGGTCACGCGGGCCGCCACCGCTTGCGCCTCGCGCACCAGACCCTCGACCTCCGCCTGCCGGTCGAGAGCTGCAATCTCCAGCTCTTCGCCCGCTTCGAGTTGAGCGCGAAAACGCACCGCCAGCGGTCGGTCCGTGCGCCGCTCGGCCCCGACCGGTCGGGGCGCGTCGCTGCGCACGAGGACCGGGACCTCGCCAGCCTGCATAACCCGCCCCTGCGGCGGCGGCAGCTCGTCGAGGCCCAGGAACTGCATCACCCACTGCGCCCAGCTTCGAAGGCCGGCGTAGGGCCGGTCGAGCGACGGGGCCTTAACCCGGCCCGGCTCGTCGGCGCTCGTGCTTCGTAGCGAAGAAGCCTCGCTACTTCGCAGAGTAGCATCGGCTTCCACACACCCCGACAGCAGCAGGTGCTCCTGCGCGCGCGTGCACGCGACGTAGAACAGGCGCGTGTCCTCGGCGCGGTCGGCGGCGATCGCCGCCTGCTCCAACTCTTCGTAATCCGGCGGCTTCGCCGTCTCGTCGCGGAGGGGATGCTTGAGCCGCAGCGCCAGCTCTCCGCGCGACGACAGCAGCGCCGGCTTGGGGTCAAACCTGAGCCGCCGCCCGAGATCGGCCACGACCACGATCGGCGCCTCCAGCCCCTTCGCCTGGTGGATGGTCATCAGGCGCACGACATCGCTGTCCTCGGCCTCGGTGGCGGCCTCGGTCTCGCGCTCGGCGAGGACTTGCAGGTGCTGCAGGTGGTCGAGGAAGTCGCGCGGCCCGAAGCGCGCCTGACTCTGGAAGGCGAGGGCGAGCTGGCGCAGCTTCTCGAGGTTGGCGTAGCGGCGGCGTCCGTTGCGCTGGCACAGGAGCTTGAGGTCGTAATCGGTGGCGCGCACGGCGGTCTCCAGCACCTCGGCGACGTGGCTGCCCGCCGCCAACTGGCGCAGGCGGTGGAACAGCGGGCGGAAGGCCGCGGCGCGCTCGCGATCCGGCGGCGCGAGGCCCCCCAACTGCTCCGCGCGCTCCAGCCCCGCGGCGATGCGCCCGGCGCCCTGAGGCGGCGGCTCGTCCTCATCGCGCGGCCCCGATGGCGCGGGCGCGCCGAGCCAGTAGAGCCCGGCGTCGCCGACCCCCACCAGGGGAGAACGCAGCACCGCCGCCAGCGCGACATCGTCCAGCGGGTTCTCGATCGCCGCCAGCAGGTTGCGCAGATCTTGCACCTCCTGCGTGTGGTAGAACCCGCGCCCGCTGACCGTGTAGTAGGGGAGGTCGTAGCGGCTGAGCGCATCCTCGTAGCGCTGGATCTCCGTCGTCGCGCGGAATAGCACGAGCACGTCACCCGGGGTCGCCGGGCGCACGCGCTCAGCCCCCGTCAGGGTCAGCGCCGGGGAATTCCCAAGCCCCACCAGCTCCCCGATGCGCCGCGCCAGCGCATCCGCCTCCCGCGCGCGCGCCTCGCGCAGGTTCCGTCCCTGCTCCACCAGCAGCGCCTCCACCCGCGGCCCCGCGCGCTCGCCGAACTGCCTGCCCGGCGCCAGCCCGCCGGCCGTCAGGCCCTGCTGCGCCCACAGCTCGCCGAAGAAGGCGTTGGTGAATGCCAGCACCGCCGGATGGCTGCGGAAGTTGCGCGCCAGCGCCAGGTTCGCCCCGCCCCGCTCGGCGAGGGCGGGCTCGCGCTCCCGGAAGATGTCCACGTCGGCG
The sequence above is drawn from the Armatimonadota bacterium genome and encodes:
- a CDS encoding nucleotidyltransferase domain-containing protein codes for the protein MTNNIGQQTNNVGQSGLGQLFASPTLVALLRLFVLRPGQAFYQRQLAQAVGARLYLVQRELGRLENAGLVTRTPQGNRVYYRLKSRHPALDDLRRLLLKTVAIGDALRSALLPLEERVLVAFIYGSFASGNETADSDIDLLVIGRLSAKEAARALGPVGRDLGRELNAAFYPPEEFRKKARDGHHFVSQVLAAPKVFLIGGEDELAGLAG
- a CDS encoding DUF4127 family protein, translated to MRPPGAATAKIPAFALLPLDDRPPNLQFPRRLAAIGGLELRVPPRRQLGRFLRPGDTEALGQWLAAVAGEVQGIIVSCDMLAYGGLVASRTTEVTQQAAAARVRRLCDLRRRFPHLRIHAFAVIPRLGLTVSSPRLAKLGPMLARYDALRHRPALEPAEAEELTRLGAALPPAVVAGHAAMRRRNLAVNKELVGLAERGVVDYLVLAQEDAPPSGPHVAEQAELATEAASRGVAEVVRIFPGADEQGMVLLARAAGRAYGAIVRVQVMCSTPGGTECLALFEDRPVGRTLAGQIEAAGLEIAPTAQAADIVLALHTPPTPTQDDITCVAPGSAPPAEFIGRIAQATAAGRAVALADVAYCNGVDPALIAALAGHRALPRLAAFAGWNTAGNTIGAALAHAALRVMGARATAGSAPRRAHVEFLFERLLDDFGYQTVVRAQAYRFAREELGAYPLHLRRGRRRAAEYVRRRLGDVARGLFAAHFAGVEVDRARIAELRDLRIRLPWPRLFEVEVEARIAVTA
- a CDS encoding UvrD-helicase domain-containing protein, coding for MADEVLTPEQQAAVETLDRDVLVTAGAGTGKTRVLTHRFTHIVEQGRAAVDEILALTFTEKAAREMKERIVRRFADRGRADDRRRVETAYIGTIHSFCARVLRENALEAGVDPHFTQLQEAAAAMLQRQVFDALMPGAGSSAGPAEVLLSEFSLPELREIVLSLYAHARRLGKRPAELVTAAAPDLGALADQARAAVAAALALAQAPASKALRNALAAARETGDRVATLLEAREFDWGAYDELQQAARLFKGNVGAREQKPIIADAKQGVLAFAGGLLGIGASARAQALRELLGEFDAAYRAAKDEQGLLDFDDLLTAARDLFGTPEQPTPTALGYRDRFRFFLMDEFQDTNRLQMAVVAPIIRPGRSFTVGDAKQSIYRFLYADVDIFREREPALAERGGANLALARNFRSHPAVLAFTNAFFGELWAQQGLTAGGLAPGRQFGERAGPRVEALLVEQGRNLREARAREADALARRIGELVGLGNSPALTLTGAERVRPATPGDVLVLFRATTEIQRYEDALSRYDLPYYTVSGRGFYHTQEVQDLRNLLAAIENPLDDVALAAVLRSPLVGVGDAGLYWLGAPAPSGPRDEDEPPPQGAGRIAAGLERAEQLGGLAPPDRERAAAFRPLFHRLRQLAAGSHVAEVLETAVRATDYDLKLLCQRNGRRRYANLEKLRQLALAFQSQARFGPRDFLDHLQHLQVLAERETEAATEAEDSDVVRLMTIHQAKGLEAPIVVVADLGRRLRFDPKPALLSSRGELALRLKHPLRDETAKPPDYEELEQAAIAADRAEDTRLFYVACTRAQEHLLLSGCVEADATLRSSEASSLRSTSADEPGRVKAPSLDRPYAGLRSWAQWVMQFLGLDELPPPQGRVMQAGEVPVLVRSDAPRPVGAERRTDRPLAVRFRAQLEAGEELEIAALDRQAEVEGLVREAQAVAARVTARPAPPAAQVTISATAALRYAACPRRYELADIARLPEPGFAHGEQERTAADRGDEDPSTRGERLHELLSKLDLQADFEQELTRLLADLPADARADAEAVLRRFRRGPLWDDLAAAQREAGALQRETPFVLRLDGGLLRGKADVLRRRAGGWMVVDYKTGARHDQEYRGQVVLYALACRELLGVAPTRGMIYYLDADAGEPETFAITGEMLDHAAAALQRALAGIAGGDFPRREGQACGRCGFLRVCAKASG